A single Streptomyces sannanensis DNA region contains:
- a CDS encoding TetR/AcrR family transcriptional regulator C-terminal domain-containing protein, giving the protein MTTIEPPYLRIASDIRRRIASGELAPGDLVPSTRRITQEWGVAMATATKALAALKKEGLVRAVPGVGTVVGDPGPAGRAAPAAGLTRDVVVATAMRIADAEGMAAVSLRRVATELSTSTLALTRHVRGSGELMWLMADVAFAEEEPDTTPDGWRAQLELSTRRMWRIFRRHPWLTQAMGSFTRPIPSANGMKHTEWVMRALSGLGLRPSQMMQIHLSLFAYVQGFALASGMESQARQDTGVSPEEWMALQDSRMRAIQSSGEYPVLTSLFMRDPGMDLELDTLFEFGLRRTLDGIAALLGELSV; this is encoded by the coding sequence GTGACCACGATCGAGCCGCCCTACCTCCGTATCGCCTCCGACATCCGCCGGCGCATCGCCTCCGGCGAGTTGGCGCCGGGTGACCTGGTGCCGTCCACGCGCCGGATCACCCAGGAGTGGGGGGTCGCGATGGCGACGGCCACGAAGGCGCTGGCCGCGCTGAAGAAGGAGGGGCTGGTGCGGGCCGTGCCGGGTGTCGGCACGGTCGTGGGTGATCCCGGGCCGGCCGGGCGTGCTGCGCCGGCAGCAGGGCTGACCAGGGACGTCGTCGTGGCCACGGCAATGCGGATCGCGGACGCCGAGGGGATGGCCGCGGTCTCCCTCCGGCGGGTGGCCACCGAACTGTCCACCTCCACCTTGGCGCTGACCCGCCATGTGCGGGGCAGCGGCGAGTTGATGTGGCTGATGGCGGACGTCGCGTTCGCGGAGGAGGAACCGGACACGACTCCGGACGGCTGGCGGGCGCAACTGGAGCTGTCCACCCGGCGGATGTGGCGGATCTTCCGCCGCCACCCCTGGCTGACGCAGGCGATGGGTTCCTTCACCCGGCCGATCCCGTCCGCGAACGGCATGAAGCACACCGAGTGGGTCATGCGGGCCCTCTCCGGTCTGGGCCTGCGCCCTTCCCAGATGATGCAGATCCATCTCTCGCTCTTCGCCTATGTCCAGGGCTTCGCACTGGCAAGCGGGATGGAGTCCCAGGCACGGCAGGACACCGGGGTGAGCCCCGAGGAGTGGATGGCCCTGCAGGACTCGCGGATGCGGGCGATCCAGTCCTCGGGGGAGTACCCGGTGCTCACCTCACTGTTCATGCGGGATCCCGGGATGGACCTCGAACTGGACACCCTGTTCGAGTTCGGACTCCGGCGCACCCTGGACGGAATCGCCGCGCTCCTCGGTGAACTGTCCGTATAG
- the glgP gene encoding alpha-glucan family phosphorylase, which translates to MKAIRRFTVRPVLPDPLRPLSDLARNLRWSWHTETRDLFQSVDPQGWRAVGGDPVRLLGTVSAARLDELARDRRFLRRLSAAADDLDDYVRGRRWYQAREAEGASLPAAVAYFSPEFGITAALPQYSGGLGILAGDHLKAASDLGVPLIGVGLLYRHGYFRQTLSRDGWQQEHYPVLDPNELPLALLREADGTPSRVVLSLPGGRLLHAHVRQAQVGRVPLLMLDSDVEENGPGEREVTDRLYGGGSEHRLLQEMLLGIGGVRAVRAYCRLTGRPAPEVFHTNEGHAGFLGLERIRELAAAGLDFDGALEAVRAGTVFTTHTPVPAGIDRFDRELVARHFDEGGELPGVPVDRILQLGTESYPGGEPNLFNMAVMGLRLAQRANGVSTLHGRVSREMFAGLWPGFDPDEVPITSVTNGVHAPTWVAPEVFRIGARRIGAGRAEDALTVGGSERWDALADISDAEIWDLRRVLRERLVLEVRQRLHASWRQRGAGAAELGWIDSVLDPDVLTIGFARRVPSYKRLTLMLRDRDRLMDLLLHPERPVQIVVAGKAHPADDGGKRLVQELVRFSDDPRVRHRLVFLPDYGMAMAQNLYPGCDVWLNNPLRPLEACGTSGMKAALNGCLNLSVLDGWWDEWFGPDFGWAIPTADGDGGSGAIDAERRDDIEATALYDLIEQQVTPRFYDRGTGGLPGRWIEMVRQTLVTLGPKVLAGRMVREYVERLYTPAAEAHRALDSTTARELAAWKARVRDAWPQVSVGHVEAVAEPATVNGTAELGSALGLRVRVTLGGLQPDDVEVQAVAGRVDSDDAIADAHTFPLKPAGNADLDGSWVYEGPLALDRTGPFGYTVRILPAHRLLATGADLGLVALPTEATGEGAGVLMR; encoded by the coding sequence GTGAAGGCCATTCGTCGGTTCACCGTACGCCCCGTCCTCCCAGATCCCCTCCGCCCGCTCAGCGACCTCGCCCGCAATCTGCGCTGGTCCTGGCACACCGAGACCCGTGACCTCTTCCAGTCCGTCGACCCCCAGGGGTGGCGCGCGGTGGGCGGCGACCCCGTGCGGCTGCTCGGGACCGTGTCCGCCGCGCGGCTCGACGAGCTGGCGCGCGACCGCCGCTTCCTGCGCAGGCTGTCGGCCGCCGCCGACGACCTCGACGACTACGTACGCGGCCGCAGGTGGTACCAGGCACGCGAGGCCGAAGGCGCCTCGCTGCCCGCCGCCGTCGCCTATTTCTCGCCCGAGTTCGGGATCACCGCCGCCCTGCCGCAGTACTCCGGCGGCCTCGGGATCCTGGCCGGCGACCATCTCAAGGCCGCCAGCGACCTCGGTGTACCGCTGATCGGGGTAGGCCTGCTCTACCGGCACGGGTACTTCCGGCAGACCCTGTCCCGGGACGGCTGGCAGCAGGAGCACTACCCGGTCCTCGACCCCAATGAGCTGCCGCTGGCCCTGCTGCGGGAGGCGGACGGCACCCCCAGCCGGGTCGTCCTCTCGCTGCCCGGCGGGCGCTTGCTGCACGCCCACGTCCGGCAGGCGCAGGTCGGCCGGGTGCCGCTGCTGATGCTCGACTCCGACGTCGAGGAGAACGGTCCCGGCGAACGCGAGGTCACCGACCGGCTGTACGGCGGCGGCAGCGAGCACCGGCTGCTCCAGGAGATGCTGCTCGGCATCGGCGGTGTCCGTGCCGTACGGGCGTACTGCCGGCTCACCGGCCGGCCGGCGCCCGAGGTGTTCCACACCAACGAGGGTCACGCGGGCTTCCTCGGCCTGGAACGCATCCGGGAGCTGGCCGCGGCCGGCCTGGACTTCGACGGCGCGCTGGAGGCGGTGCGGGCCGGCACGGTGTTCACCACGCACACACCCGTCCCGGCCGGCATCGACCGCTTCGACCGTGAGCTGGTCGCCCGCCACTTCGACGAGGGCGGCGAACTGCCCGGCGTACCCGTCGACCGGATCCTCCAGCTCGGCACGGAGAGCTACCCCGGGGGTGAGCCGAACCTCTTCAACATGGCCGTGATGGGCCTCCGGCTGGCCCAGCGGGCCAACGGCGTGTCCACTCTGCACGGCAGGGTCAGCCGGGAGATGTTCGCCGGTCTGTGGCCGGGCTTCGATCCGGACGAGGTCCCCATCACCTCGGTGACCAACGGGGTGCACGCACCCACCTGGGTCGCCCCCGAGGTGTTCCGGATCGGCGCCCGCCGGATCGGCGCGGGCCGTGCCGAGGACGCCCTCACCGTCGGCGGCTCCGAACGCTGGGACGCCCTCGCCGACATCTCGGACGCCGAGATCTGGGACCTCAGGCGGGTCCTGCGCGAACGGCTGGTGCTGGAGGTACGGCAGCGGCTGCACGCGTCCTGGCGGCAGCGCGGCGCCGGAGCCGCCGAACTCGGCTGGATCGACTCCGTACTCGATCCCGACGTCCTCACCATCGGCTTCGCCCGCCGAGTCCCCTCGTACAAGCGCCTCACCCTGATGCTGCGCGACCGCGACCGGCTGATGGACCTGCTCCTCCACCCGGAGCGCCCGGTGCAGATCGTGGTCGCCGGCAAGGCCCACCCGGCCGACGACGGCGGCAAGCGGCTCGTCCAGGAGCTGGTGCGCTTCTCCGACGACCCGAGGGTGCGCCACCGGCTGGTCTTCCTGCCCGACTACGGCATGGCGATGGCGCAGAATCTCTACCCCGGCTGCGACGTCTGGCTCAACAACCCCCTCCGGCCCCTGGAGGCCTGCGGCACCAGCGGTATGAAGGCCGCGCTCAACGGCTGCCTCAACCTCTCCGTCCTGGACGGCTGGTGGGACGAATGGTTCGGGCCCGACTTCGGCTGGGCCATTCCGACCGCCGACGGCGACGGCGGCTCGGGAGCCATCGACGCGGAGCGGCGCGACGACATCGAGGCCACGGCTCTCTACGACCTGATCGAGCAGCAGGTCACGCCCCGCTTCTACGACCGCGGCACCGGCGGACTGCCCGGCCGCTGGATCGAGATGGTCCGCCAGACCCTGGTGACCCTGGGCCCCAAGGTCCTGGCGGGACGCATGGTGCGTGAATACGTGGAGCGGCTGTACACCCCGGCCGCCGAGGCCCACCGTGCCCTGGACAGCACCACCGCCCGTGAACTCGCCGCCTGGAAGGCCCGTGTGCGCGACGCCTGGCCGCAGGTGAGCGTCGGCCATGTGGAGGCCGTGGCCGAACCGGCCACGGTCAACGGCACCGCCGAGCTCGGCTCCGCCCTCGGTCTGCGGGTCCGCGTCACGCTCGGCGGACTGCAGCCGGACGACGTGGAGGTGCAGGCCGTCGCCGGGCGCGTCGACTCCGACGACGCGATCGCGGACGCCCACACCTTCCCCCTGAAACCGGCCGGCAACGCGGACCTCGACGGCAGTTGGGTGTACGAGGGACCGCTCGCCCTCGACCGCACGGGCCCCTTCGGCTACACCGTCCGCATCCTGCCGGCCCATCGGTTGCTCGCCACCGGCGCGGACCTCGGACTGGTCGCCCTGCCCACGGAGGCGACGGGCGAGGGCGCGGGGGTGCTGATGCGCTGA
- a CDS encoding M4 family metallopeptidase yields MRPTPHRRATAIGALVAAAAMLTVGVQAGTATAGSLPTAAPTAGKALGKVNPGALPASLSPAERTALIRAADASKAETAKELGLGAQEKLVVRDVVQDRDGTTHTRYERTYQGLPVLGGDLIVEETKAGVTKSVTKSSKAALKNVDTTADVAPATAEKQALSAASAEGSTKTKADRAPRKVVWMAKGKPVLAYETVVGGLQHDGTPNELHVVTDAATGAKLYEWQAIETGVGNTQYSGQVTLGSAQSGSTYNLTDTTRGNHKTYNLNKGTSGTGTLFSGADDVWGNGSPSDAETAGADAHYGAALTWDYYKNVHGRTGIRGDGVGAYSRVHYGNAYVNAFWSDSCFCMTYGDGSANAKPLTSIDVAAHEMTHGVTSNTAGLIYSGESGGLNEATSDIFAAAVEFYANNANDPGDYLVGEKIDINGNGTPLRYMDKPSKDSRSKDYWYSGIGSVDVHYSSGPANHFFYLLSEGSGAKTVNGVSYDSPTVDGLPVTGIGRDKAELIWFKALTTKWGSSTNYAGARAGTEAVAAALYGTASAEYKSLQDAWAAIGVGDRPGTSTGPVYENTTPVSIPDAGPAVFSNINVTHEGNAPATLKVGVNISHTWRGDVVIDLVAPDGTVYPLKAASGGDSADNIVATYTVNASSEVAAGTWKLRVRDVARFDTGKINSWKLSF; encoded by the coding sequence TTGAGACCCACCCCCCATCGGCGCGCCACCGCGATCGGTGCGCTCGTCGCCGCCGCAGCCATGCTGACCGTCGGAGTCCAGGCCGGTACCGCCACCGCGGGCAGCCTGCCGACCGCGGCACCCACCGCAGGCAAAGCCCTCGGCAAGGTCAACCCCGGAGCCCTCCCGGCAAGCCTCAGCCCCGCCGAGCGCACCGCGCTCATACGCGCCGCCGACGCGTCCAAGGCGGAGACCGCCAAGGAACTGGGCCTGGGCGCCCAGGAGAAGCTGGTCGTCCGCGATGTCGTCCAGGACCGCGACGGCACCACGCACACCCGCTACGAGCGCACCTACCAGGGACTTCCGGTCCTCGGCGGTGACCTGATCGTCGAGGAGACCAAGGCCGGCGTCACCAAGTCGGTCACCAAGTCCTCCAAGGCGGCCCTGAAGAACGTCGACACCACCGCCGACGTCGCGCCCGCCACGGCCGAGAAACAGGCACTGTCCGCCGCTTCCGCCGAGGGCTCCACCAAGACCAAGGCCGACCGCGCCCCGCGCAAGGTCGTCTGGATGGCCAAGGGCAAGCCGGTCCTCGCGTACGAGACCGTCGTCGGCGGCCTCCAGCACGACGGCACCCCGAACGAGTTGCACGTCGTCACCGACGCCGCGACCGGCGCGAAGCTCTACGAGTGGCAGGCCATCGAGACCGGCGTCGGCAACACGCAGTACAGCGGCCAGGTCACGCTCGGCAGCGCGCAGTCCGGCAGCACGTACAACCTGACCGACACCACGCGCGGCAACCACAAGACGTACAACCTCAACAAGGGCACGTCCGGCACCGGCACCCTCTTCTCCGGCGCCGACGACGTCTGGGGCAACGGCTCCCCGTCGGACGCCGAGACCGCGGGCGCCGACGCGCACTACGGCGCCGCGCTCACCTGGGACTACTACAAGAACGTGCACGGCCGCACCGGTATCCGCGGTGACGGTGTCGGCGCGTACTCCCGGGTCCACTACGGCAACGCCTACGTCAACGCCTTCTGGTCCGACTCCTGCTTCTGCATGACCTACGGTGACGGCTCCGCCAACGCGAAGCCGCTGACCTCCATCGACGTGGCCGCCCACGAGATGACCCACGGCGTCACCTCCAACACCGCCGGCCTGATCTACAGCGGCGAGTCCGGCGGTCTGAACGAGGCGACCTCCGACATCTTCGCCGCCGCAGTCGAGTTCTACGCCAACAACGCGAACGACCCCGGCGACTACCTGGTCGGCGAGAAGATCGACATCAACGGCAACGGCACCCCGCTGCGCTACATGGACAAGCCCAGCAAGGACAGCAGGTCCAAGGACTACTGGTACTCCGGCATCGGCTCGGTCGACGTCCACTACTCCTCGGGCCCGGCGAACCACTTCTTCTACCTGCTCTCCGAGGGCAGCGGCGCCAAGACGGTCAACGGTGTGTCCTACGACTCGCCGACCGTCGACGGCCTCCCGGTCACCGGTATCGGCCGCGACAAGGCCGAGCTGATCTGGTTCAAGGCCCTCACCACCAAGTGGGGCAGCAGCACCAACTACGCGGGCGCCAGGGCCGGCACCGAGGCCGTCGCCGCGGCCCTGTACGGCACCGCCAGCGCCGAGTACAAGTCGCTCCAGGACGCCTGGGCGGCCATCGGTGTCGGCGACCGTCCCGGCACGTCGACCGGCCCGGTGTACGAGAACACCACCCCCGTCTCCATCCCGGATGCCGGCCCCGCGGTCTTCTCGAACATCAACGTGACCCACGAGGGCAACGCCCCGGCCACCCTCAAGGTGGGCGTGAACATCTCCCACACCTGGCGCGGTGACGTGGTCATCGACCTGGTGGCCCCCGACGGCACCGTCTACCCGCTGAAGGCCGCCAGCGGCGGCGACTCCGCGGACAACATCGTGGCGACCTACACGGTCAACGCCTCCAGCGAGGTCGCGGCCGGCACCTGGAAGCTGCGCGTCCGGGATGTCGCCAGGTTCGACACCGGCAAGATCAACAGCTGGAAGCTCTCCTTCTGA